A genome region from Strigops habroptila isolate Jane chromosome 12, bStrHab1.2.pri, whole genome shotgun sequence includes the following:
- the NCMAP gene encoding noncompact myelin-associated protein isoform X1, translating to MFYELTLLFLSRSQLKMTTPAPLVNNTQLSVNVTTKSQEQSLYQSSGAIVAAIVVGVIIIFTAVLLILKTYNRRMRVKRELEPKPTKAAMPPALGQPSHSLPQHPTVTFIPVDIHMQNR from the exons ATGTTTTATGAActcactcttctttttctctcccgCAGCCAACTCAAGATGACGACACCCGCACCACTGGTCAATAACACCCAGCTCTCGGTAAACGTGACCACGAAGTCTCAAGAACAAAGTCTCTATCAAA GCTCTGGAGCCATAGTTGCTGCCATCGTAGTAGGagtgattattatttttacagcagtTCTGCTCATACTGAAAACATACAACAG ACGCATGAGAGTGAAACGGGAGCTGGAGCCCAAACCCACCAAAGCAGCAATGCCGCCTGCGTTAGGGCAGCCCAGCCACAGCCTGCCTCAGCATCCCACGGTGACCTTCATACCTGTGGATATCCACATGCAGAACAGGTAA
- the NCMAP gene encoding noncompact myelin-associated protein isoform X2 has translation MTTPAPLVNNTQLSVNVTTKSQEQSLYQSSGAIVAAIVVGVIIIFTAVLLILKTYNRRMRVKRELEPKPTKAAMPPALGQPSHSLPQHPTVTFIPVDIHMQNR, from the exons ATGACGACACCCGCACCACTGGTCAATAACACCCAGCTCTCGGTAAACGTGACCACGAAGTCTCAAGAACAAAGTCTCTATCAAA GCTCTGGAGCCATAGTTGCTGCCATCGTAGTAGGagtgattattatttttacagcagtTCTGCTCATACTGAAAACATACAACAG ACGCATGAGAGTGAAACGGGAGCTGGAGCCCAAACCCACCAAAGCAGCAATGCCGCCTGCGTTAGGGCAGCCCAGCCACAGCCTGCCTCAGCATCCCACGGTGACCTTCATACCTGTGGATATCCACATGCAGAACAGGTAA